The nucleotide sequence TTGAGGGATCTCGAACTGTTTCAAGCGGAACGCTTCTCGAAGCAGCCGCTTCAAGCGATTCCTGACAATGGCACCACCGTGCTTGCGCGAAACACTAAGCCCGATCCGCGTGACGGGACTGGAACTTCGAGCGGCAAACAGCAGCAGCACGCCATCCGCCGCTTTGCACTTGAGCGCGTAAACGCGTTCAAAGTCTGCTTTCGCTCGAAGATGTTGGGCTTTGGTGAAGGTGAACCGAGTCATGGTTAGTCATCTCTTTGATCACCTCGTCGATTACGATCCGGGTCGTCGATTGGGGATTCAGTGACAGTGGGCTTTGCGGGTTTCAGGAACCAGAAGTCATCACAGATCGTTCGTTGCGGAGGCCCCACATTCCTTGCAAGCCGCCTCAATCGTCTGGCCCAGACCATCGTCGCTGCAATGATCCCCACACCTAAGATGGCAATTCCGCCCACGGCAGCCAAGGCAATCGAGGCTTTCCGTTTCTTCTCATCCGTCGTGAGTACACCCGATTCCGGGGCATCAATCTGGTCCGTTCGTCCGACAGCATCCACAGACTGGGGCAAGTCCCCCGCCAGCGGCAGTCGCTCGTGATCCTGAGCCAGCAGGACCTGTGACACCAACACCGGCAAAACAAAGACCCAACTGCCGCAAGAGTAGCCCACCGCTGGCACGAAGTAACCAACGATTGATTTCACCATAGCCCCTCACGAACAGACGCTTCTCCTTCGGCGATTTGCTCGTAGAGCGTTTTCTCCCGTTCAGTGATTTTCTTGGGCAGGACGATTTTCACCACGACAAACTGGTCACCCGGTTGTTTGGTGGCGGAATCGATAACTCCCTTGCCCCGAAGTCTGAGCTTCATCCCACTGGACGTTCCAGGCGGGACCTTGACCACAACAGGCCCTTCACTGAGCGTGGGAACGTCCACCTTTGTCCCCAGCACGGCTTCGCTGGGAGAGACGGGAACGTCGACCAGCAGATTAGCACCTTCCCGTCGGAAGTAGGGATGTGGCTTAACTTCAACCTTCAGCAGCAAATCGCCCGGGATACCACTGGAAGAACCTCCGCCCCCCTGACCCGCCAGTCGAATGACTTGCCCGTCGTTGACCCCCGCCGGGATCTTGACCCCCAAAGTTTCGATGGAGCCGCTTCGATCAATTCGCACATCAACCATTCCCCCCTTGACGGCTGTCTCAAAGGGAACCTGAACCGTCGCGCGGATGTCCTCACCTTTGAACGCACTCGCCCGTTTGCCTCGCGGCGAACTCGTCCGGGACGTGCCACGGTTCATGGAGCTGTTGAAAAGATCGCCCAGATCGATTCCCCCGCTACCGAAGAAATCACCCAGATCGATCGGGCCTGTTCCGTGTGCCGTATACCCACCCGGCCCCCCCGGACCGAAGGGCGAACCACCGGCCGAAGCTCTCCGCTGAAAATCGGCGCCGAACTGATCGTACTGCTGTCGTTTTTCTGTATCGTTCAGGACGTCATAGGCTTCCTGAATCTTCTTGAACGTCTCGGCGGCCTTCGGATCGTTTGGCTTTGCATCCGGGTGATTGACCCGCGCGAGCTTGCGATAGGCTTTGCGGATCTCGTCCGCACTCGCTGTTTTCGAAACGCCCAGTGTTTTGTAGTAGTCGTCTGCCATGAGTGGTTGATGTCTCACAGTGAGTTCAAGGTCCGATCGGAAAATTCTAAGATTGTGTCTGAGATCGAACAAGGAGCATCTGTTGTTTTGCGAATAACCCCAGGCAGCCAGTTGACGATTCCACGAGTTCCACCGAAGATCGACTCAGAACGTCGTTGCGGCTTGTTTGGTTACGTTTGAGGATTATTCCGTGAGTTCCCCCCTTCCCCCCGACGTGCCTCACCAGACGAACCTTGCCTCAACCGGGTCCTTAAACGGCCGCTGGCGCTGGGGGGCCGCCATCCTGACTGTTGCGCTCGTCTCTCAGGCCGTACTTCTCACCTACTGGTGGGGAGACCCGACCCACTCCAAGATGTCGGTGCTGTTCGTGTGGCCCGCCGCACTCTTCGCCCTCACCATTTGGTGGGCGTTTTTTTCGGGCTGGTCACGAGGCGTTCGCTTCGGAACTCTGACTGCCATCGCGGCGTTGACGGTCGCCTTCTTAAGCCTTTACCGATTGGAATGGGATGGCGCGATGGTTCCGCGCCGGTTTGTGTTGCGGTCCAAACCAAGCGGAGAGGAGATCGCACGCCAATATCTGAAGGACCGACCCTCGAAAAGCGTCTCTGCACCGGATGCCGCCAATGCTCCCGAACAGGAACCGCTCCTACTCACACTTGGCGACTGGCCAGGCTACCGGGGTCCGAACCGCGACGGCGTCGTCACAGGGGGAGACCTTCGCCTTAACTGGAACGTCCAACCCCCGCGCGAAGTCTGGCGGCACCCCGTCGGCCGTGCCTGGTCCTCGTTCGCAGTGATTGGAAACCATGCCTTTACTCAAGAACAACGGGACGACAAGGAATGCGTCGTTGCCTATCACGTCGAGACCGGCAACGAATTGTGGGTGCATGAGGACACGACCATCCTTTCGATCGTGGACGCTAACGGCGGCCCGGGGCCCCATGCCACGCCGCAGTTCGATTCGGGATTGCTCTACTCGCTCGGCGGCACAGGAATCCTGAACTGCCTCGACGCGGCGTCCGGCAAACGAATCTGGACCGTCAACATCCTCGCCGACGCCGGCAAAGAGAATTCCCCTGTCCCCAACATTGAGTGGGGAATGTCATGCTCTCCCTTGGTGGTGGATGACCTGGTCATTGTCATTCCGGGCGGAACGGACGAGTCCAGTGGTGTGGGATTTGACCGGGGAGTTGCTGCATATCACAAAATTTCGGGACAACTCGTCTGGTCGGCCGGAAAACATAAATCCAGTTACGGCAGCCCGCGACTCGCCGAACTGGCTGGTGTCCGACAATTAATGATCCCAAATGCGGTTGGGCTCTCGGGCCACGACAGCGATACGGGCCGTGAACTCTGGTTCTTTCCACTGGAAAACGGGTCACACGTGAATTCCACGATGCCCTGGGTGATCGACGAACAGTCGCTGATTTTTGGAACCGGATACGGAGTTGGCTCGGTTCGCCTGCAGATTTCCCAGACCGGTGACAAATGGTCGGCGGAGCAGATGTGGAAGACAAACCGATTCCGCCCTAAGTTCAACGAATTCGTCGTCCATGAGGGACACGCCTATGGACTGGATGACGGTACCCTGGCATGCCTCGACATCGAAACTGGAAAAATCAAATGGAGACAAGGCCGGTACGGATACGGCCAACTCCTGCTTGTGGATTCAACATTGCTGATCATCACGGAGGACGGCGAGCTACTTCTGCTCCCCGCGGAACCAGTCAAACCCGAGGTCATTGCCAGTATGAAAGTGCTCGACAGCGGTTTCTGCTGGAATCATCCCGTCCTCGTCCGGGGCAAACTTCTGTTGCGAAACGCTGTGGAGGCGGTTTGCTTCGACGTCAGCAAACCCCAGAACGATGAGTGAAAAAGCGATGATGAAAGATCATCGGGGTCGTCCAACATCAATCCGTCCGCGGCATACTCTCCTCGCGAACTGGTCCGCGAAGCGACTTTATGGAGCAGCAGATTTCTCTCCCTGCAAGGCATTCCACGCCTTCTCGGCCACCGGCCCATAAGGGGTATCACCGTATCGGAAGACGACTTCACTGTAGAGATTCGTCGCCTGAATCGGGTCGCCGGCCTTTTCCAGAGACACTGCCGCTTCAT is from Schlesneria sp. DSM 10557 and encodes:
- the rnpA gene encoding ribonuclease P protein component; the protein is MTRFTFTKAQHLRAKADFERVYALKCKAADGVLLLFAARSSSPVTRIGLSVSRKHGGAIVRNRLKRLLREAFRLKQFEIPQGVDLIAIPLAKEKASLEAYQHSLVNVSRRLQRRLDQNSAEPSRNSPSSRMPQ
- a CDS encoding DnaJ C-terminal domain-containing protein, which gives rise to MRHQPLMADDYYKTLGVSKTASADEIRKAYRKLARVNHPDAKPNDPKAAETFKKIQEAYDVLNDTEKRQQYDQFGADFQRRASAGGSPFGPGGPGGYTAHGTGPIDLGDFFGSGGIDLGDLFNSSMNRGTSRTSSPRGKRASAFKGEDIRATVQVPFETAVKGGMVDVRIDRSGSIETLGVKIPAGVNDGQVIRLAGQGGGGSSSGIPGDLLLKVEVKPHPYFRREGANLLVDVPVSPSEAVLGTKVDVPTLSEGPVVVKVPPGTSSGMKLRLRGKGVIDSATKQPGDQFVVVKIVLPKKITEREKTLYEQIAEGEASVREGLW
- a CDS encoding PQQ-binding-like beta-propeller repeat protein → MSSPLPPDVPHQTNLASTGSLNGRWRWGAAILTVALVSQAVLLTYWWGDPTHSKMSVLFVWPAALFALTIWWAFFSGWSRGVRFGTLTAIAALTVAFLSLYRLEWDGAMVPRRFVLRSKPSGEEIARQYLKDRPSKSVSAPDAANAPEQEPLLLTLGDWPGYRGPNRDGVVTGGDLRLNWNVQPPREVWRHPVGRAWSSFAVIGNHAFTQEQRDDKECVVAYHVETGNELWVHEDTTILSIVDANGGPGPHATPQFDSGLLYSLGGTGILNCLDAASGKRIWTVNILADAGKENSPVPNIEWGMSCSPLVVDDLVIVIPGGTDESSGVGFDRGVAAYHKISGQLVWSAGKHKSSYGSPRLAELAGVRQLMIPNAVGLSGHDSDTGRELWFFPLENGSHVNSTMPWVIDEQSLIFGTGYGVGSVRLQISQTGDKWSAEQMWKTNRFRPKFNEFVVHEGHAYGLDDGTLACLDIETGKIKWRQGRYGYGQLLLVDSTLLIITEDGELLLLPAEPVKPEVIASMKVLDSGFCWNHPVLVRGKLLLRNAVEAVCFDVSKPQNDE